The Solea solea chromosome 19, fSolSol10.1, whole genome shotgun sequence genome has a window encoding:
- the LOC131446660 gene encoding proteinase-activated receptor 3-like — MEVIHINSSVLNISHRPDNSTVGEMTVYERCKHMPTILIWYLGLQFINTFLGIPANLTVLWLIHKNKDSSSSDIFIFQLAILDVLFCLILPLELANKLFLDTSSTWFVLRFFYGLKDSSPLFLSCICLDRYLAVVHPIFFTELNGRHHRTVLAIVVWIIILAYTAAYCVGNIPNFNKVFPAMIPAAFAFMVFCNIAILWALRQSGPGRDEMHPMKKRAFKMVLIILAIIVFHYLPPVALFPFEEYFSPDVFRCYIHFLAFGLMDFSSSVQPMLYLSKEKMPQSLNCCHSCTTHAQ; from the coding sequence ATGGAGGTCATTCACATCAACTCCTCTGTGCTCAACATCTCTCACAGACCAGACAACTCCACTGTTGGAGAGATGACAGTGTATGAGCGATGCAAGCACATGCCCACTATCCTCATTTGGTACCTGGGCCTTCAGTTTATCAACACGTTCCTGGGCATACCAGCCAACCTCACCGTGCTGTGGCTCATTCACAAGAACaaagactcctcctcctcagataTCTTCATCTTTCAACTGGCGATATTAGATGTGCTCTTCTGTCTCATCCTTCCTCTTGAACTGGCCAACAAACTCTTCCTTGACACCAGCAGCACCTGGTTCGTCCTGCGCTTCTTCTACGGCCTGAAAGACTCCTCACCGCTGTTTCTTTCCTGCATCTGCTTGGACCGGTACCTAGCGGTGGTCCACCCCATCTTCTTCACTGAGCTCAATGGCCGGCATCACAGAACAGTCCTGGCCATAGTGGTCTGGATTATCATTTTGGCCTATACCGCTGCTTATTGTGTAGGAAACATTCCCAACTTTAATAAGGTCTTTCCGGCTATGATACCAGCAGCATTTGCTTTCATGGTCTTCTGCAACATTGCCATTCTGTGGGCGCTGCGGCAGTCAGGACCCGGCAGAGATGAGATGCACCCTATGAAGAAGAGAGCCTTCAAAATGGTCCTCATCATCCTGGCCATCATAGTGTTCCACTACCTTCCACCTGTGGCGCTGTTCCCCTTCGAAGAATATTTCTCTCCTGACGTGTTTCGATGCTATATTCACTTCTTGGCCTTCGGCTTGATGGATTTCAGCAGTAGCGTTCAACCGATGCTCTACCTCTCCAAGGAAAAGATGCCACAGAGCCTCAACTGCTGTCACAGCTGCACCACTCATGCACAGTAG
- the LOC131446661 gene encoding proteinase-activated receptor 3-like, translating to MEVIHINSSVLNISHRPDNSTVGEMTVYERCKHMPSILIWYLGLQFINTFLGIPANLTVLWLIHKNKDSSSSDIFIFQLAILDMLFCLILPLELANKLFPDTSSSWFVLRFFYGLKDSSPLFLSCICLDRYLAVVHPIFFTELNGRHHRTVLAIVVWIIILAYTAAYCVGNIPNFNKVFPAMIPAAFAFMVFCNIAILWALRQSGPGRDEMHPMKKRAFKMVLIILAIIVFHYLPPVALFPFEEYFSPDVFLCYINFLAFGLMDLSSSVQPMLYLSKEKMPQSLNCCHSCTTHAQ from the coding sequence ATGGAGGTCATTCACATCAACTCCTCTGTGCTCAACATCTCTCACAGACCAGACAACTCCACTGTTGGAGAGATGACAGTGTATGAGCGATGCAAGCACATGCCCTCTATCCTCATTTGGTACCTGGGTCTTCAGTTTATCAACACGTTCCTGGGCATACCGGCCAACCTCACCGTGCTGTGGCTCATTCACAAGAACaaagactcctcctcctcagataTCTTCATCTTTCAACTGGCCATATTAGATATGCTCTTCTGTCTCATCCTTCCTCTTGAACTGGCCAACAAACTCTTCCctgacaccagcagcagctggttCGTCCTGCGCTTCTTCTACGGCCTGAAAGACTCCTCACCGCTGTTTCTTTCCTGCATCTGCTTGGACCGGTACCTAGCGGTGGTCCACCCCATCTTCTTCACTGAGCTCAATGGCCGGCATCACAGAACAGTCCTGGCCATAGTGGTCTGGATTATCATTTTGGCCTATACCGCTGCTTATTGTGTAGGAAACATTCCCAACTTTAATAAGGTCTTTCCGGCTATGATACCAGCAGCATTTGCTTTCATGGTCTTCTGCAACATTGCCATTCTGTGGGCGCTGCGGCAGTCAGGACCCGGCAGAGATGAGATGCACCCTATGAAGAAGAGAGCCTTCAAAATGGTCCTCATCATCCTGGCCATCATAGTGTTCCACTACCTTCCACCTGTGGCGCTGTTCCCCTTCGAAGAATATTTCTCTCCTGACGTGTTTCTATGCTATATTAACTTCTTGGCCTTCGGCTTGATGGATCTCAGCAGTAGCGTTCAACCGATGCTCTACCTCTCCAAGGAAAAGATGCCACAGAGCCTCAACTGCTGTCACAGCTGCACCACTCATGCACAGTAG